The Agromyces mangrovi genome contains a region encoding:
- a CDS encoding GNAT family N-acetyltransferase, whose amino-acid sequence MTDPRVAPIRAFNRTTTERLGVLEEQYLARGRPLGQDRVLWEIGTSGADVRELRARLGLDSGYLSRQLRALEQEGLVAIETSPDDARVRRARLTAAGTSELDELDRRSDDLVGDILAPLTERQRDALVDAADTVRRLFTASAVSIQAVDPATAAARTAVEAYHRTLDARFPGGFRAERSRPAADDAFRAPRGAFLVAVHGDRPVGCLGLAFPDDRTAELRRMWVADDLRGAGLGRRLLAEAERRAADAGARSIRLETNGSLTEAIGLYRASGYREVAPFNDEPYAHHWFEKRFADDPASAPRVGFIGLGIMGRPMAERLAGSGVPLTTWTRTPTDDAWPVGTDVRSAASVADVFAGCDTVFVMLRDADAVDAVLRRAPGGLAALVRGRTIINTGTLSPSFSRTLADEVERAGGCYVEAPVSGSRIPAERGELVAMLAGRADDLRRIRPLLEPLCAQVTDCGAVPAGIEMKLAANVLVLATMSGLAESFRFARAHGLDVGRLRDILDAGQMSSPISRVKTAKLVAEDYAAQVAVTDALANARLIADAAAATGVPVPLTECSGDLLAEAVARGDGALDAVAMARTSGATER is encoded by the coding sequence ATGACCGACCCCCGCGTCGCGCCGATCCGCGCGTTCAACCGCACCACCACCGAACGCCTCGGCGTGCTCGAGGAGCAGTACCTGGCGCGAGGGCGACCGCTCGGCCAGGACCGCGTCCTCTGGGAGATCGGCACGTCGGGCGCCGACGTGCGCGAACTACGCGCCCGGCTCGGACTGGATTCGGGGTACCTCAGCAGGCAGCTGCGCGCCCTCGAGCAGGAGGGGCTCGTCGCTATCGAGACGTCGCCCGACGACGCGCGGGTGCGCCGGGCACGCCTCACCGCGGCCGGCACGTCCGAGCTCGACGAGCTCGACCGTCGTTCGGACGACCTGGTGGGCGACATCCTCGCCCCGCTCACCGAGCGCCAGCGCGACGCCCTGGTCGACGCGGCCGACACCGTCCGGCGGCTGTTCACCGCCTCCGCGGTGTCGATCCAGGCCGTCGACCCGGCGACGGCGGCTGCCCGGACCGCCGTCGAGGCGTACCACCGCACGCTCGACGCGCGCTTCCCGGGCGGTTTCCGCGCGGAGCGCAGCCGCCCCGCGGCCGACGACGCGTTCCGCGCGCCGCGCGGCGCGTTCCTCGTGGCCGTGCACGGCGACCGCCCGGTCGGATGCCTCGGGCTGGCCTTCCCCGACGACCGGACCGCCGAGCTCCGCCGCATGTGGGTCGCCGACGACCTCCGCGGTGCCGGGCTGGGCCGCCGGCTGCTGGCAGAGGCGGAGCGCCGCGCCGCCGACGCGGGCGCCCGGAGCATCCGACTCGAGACGAACGGCTCGCTCACGGAGGCGATCGGGCTCTACCGGGCATCCGGCTACCGCGAGGTCGCACCGTTCAACGACGAGCCGTACGCGCACCACTGGTTCGAGAAGCGGTTCGCCGACGACCCCGCGTCCGCGCCCCGCGTCGGGTTCATCGGCCTCGGCATCATGGGCCGGCCGATGGCGGAGCGCCTCGCGGGCAGCGGTGTGCCGCTCACCACGTGGACCCGGACCCCGACCGACGACGCCTGGCCCGTGGGCACCGACGTGCGCAGCGCGGCATCCGTCGCCGACGTCTTCGCCGGTTGCGACACCGTGTTCGTCATGCTCCGCGACGCCGACGCGGTCGACGCGGTGCTGCGCCGAGCCCCGGGCGGGCTCGCCGCGCTCGTGCGCGGTCGGACGATCATCAACACCGGCACCCTCTCCCCCAGCTTCTCGCGCACCCTCGCCGACGAGGTCGAGCGGGCAGGCGGATGCTACGTCGAGGCGCCCGTCTCGGGCTCGCGCATCCCCGCCGAACGCGGCGAGCTCGTGGCGATGCTCGCCGGCCGGGCCGACGACCTCCGGCGCATCCGCCCGCTGCTCGAGCCGCTCTGCGCGCAGGTCACCGACTGCGGCGCCGTGCCGGCCGGGATCGAGATGAAGCTCGCGGCCAACGTGCTCGTGCTCGCGACCATGTCGGGCCTCGCGGAGTCGTTCCGCTTCGCCCGCGCGCACGGCCTCGACGTCGGGCGCCTGCGCGACATCCTCGACGCCGGGCAGATGTCGTCGCCGATCTCGCGCGTGAAGACCGCGAAGCTCGTCGCCGAGGACTACGCCGCCCAGGTCGCCGTCACGGATGCGCTCGCGAACGCCCGCCTCATCGCCGACGCGGCGGCGGCCACGGGCGTGCCCGTGCCGCTCACCGAGTGCAGCGGCGACCTCCTCGCCGAGGCGGTCGCGCGCGGCGACGGCGCGCTCGACGCGGTGGCGATGGCGCGCACGTCAGGTGCGACGGAACGTTGA
- a CDS encoding TraR/DksA family transcriptional regulator, which produces MDSDEFRALLVARREEFVAAAGAHDATERELASARGDSTADDEHDPEGVTISAEWSQLAGLREAERRELEEIDAAFARLEAGTWGTCVDCGRRIPVGRLRVRPEAARCVEDAARAER; this is translated from the coding sequence ATTCCGACGAGTTCCGCGCGCTGCTGGTGGCGCGGCGCGAGGAGTTCGTCGCGGCCGCCGGCGCCCATGATGCGACCGAACGCGAACTCGCCTCGGCGCGCGGCGACTCGACAGCCGACGACGAGCACGACCCCGAGGGCGTGACGATCTCTGCCGAGTGGTCGCAGCTCGCGGGCCTGCGCGAGGCCGAGCGGCGTGAACTCGAGGAGATCGACGCCGCGTTCGCGCGCCTGGAGGCCGGCACCTGGGGCACCTGCGTCGACTGCGGGCGCCGCATTCCGGTCGGTCGCCTGCGCGTGCGCCCCGAGGCGGCCCGCTGCGTGGAGGATGCGGCGCGGGCCGAGCGCTGA